The following coding sequences lie in one Sesamum indicum cultivar Zhongzhi No. 13 linkage group LG9, S_indicum_v1.0, whole genome shotgun sequence genomic window:
- the LOC105171260 gene encoding monothiol glutaredoxin-S1-like produces the protein MDMVTKLGTEKPVVIFSKTNCGISHAISTLIRGFGANPTVHELDELPNGHEIEKALMALGCNPSVPAVFIGKQFIGGSNEIMSLNIRGKLKPLLINANAIWI, from the coding sequence ATGGACATGGTGACGAAGTTAGGGACGGAGAAGCCGGTGGTGATATTCAGCAAAACCAATTGCGGCATATCCCACGCAATAAGTACACTTATACGTGGATTTGGGGCGAACCCTACGGTCCATGAGCTCGATGAGCTTCCAAATGGACATGAGATCGAGAAGGCATTGATGGCGTTAGGGTGCAATCCTAGTGTGCCGGCCGTGTTCATAGGAAAGCAATTCATCGGTGGATCGAATGAGATCATGAGCCTCAATATAAGGGGCAAGCTCAAGCCATTGCTCATCAATGCCAATGCTATATGGatataa
- the LOC105171261 gene encoding monothiol glutaredoxin-S2-like produces the protein MDMVMKLGTENPVVIFSKTNCRISHAISTLIRGFGANPVIHELDELPNGHEIEKALMALGCNPSVPAVFIGKEFVGGSNEIMSLNIRGKLKPLLMKGNAIWI, from the coding sequence ATGGACATGGTGATGAAGTTAGGGACTGAGAATCCAGTGGTGATATTCAGCAAAACCAATTGCCGCATATCCCATGCGATAAGTACACTTATCCGTGGATTTGGGGCGAACCCTGTGATCCATGAGCTCGATGAGCTCCCAAATGGACATGAGATCGAGAAGGCATTGATGGCATTAGGGTGCAACCCTAGCGTCCCGGCCGTGTTCATAGGGAAGGAATTCGTCGGTGGTTCGAATGAGATCATGAGCCTCAATATAAGGGGCAAGCTCAAGCCACTGCTCATGAAGGGTAATGCTATATGGATATAG